From the genome of Brassica oleracea var. oleracea cultivar TO1000 chromosome C4, BOL, whole genome shotgun sequence:
AATGTTATCTCTGTGATATGTATGTGGCAACAAAAGTTTAATGCTATTGGATTTGTCATTAAAGACCGAATACATGTGATAAAAAGCATGAACAGAGTGTACTTAACAGAGGTCAGGCTTATTTCATTTGTGAATGAAAAGAGTTTTTTTTTTTTTTAACTCAACTTTAACTTTCATTCACCAAATATATGGATACAAAGACTTGACCACAAGAGACTTATACCACACATACATTGAGGCGATCTAGTAACACCCTCGATCACTTGATTGGATCCAACGCTACCTAACCGAAGTCTCAATGTACCTTGGACCACAATGAGTGTGAGATCACTCCACGACCCGAAATGATCCACCTCTTCAACCTCCTAATTCGACCTCTTGGTACAACAACGTCTACTGACACAACAAGATTACAGACTTCACCGAACATAATTAGGAACTAGCTAAGGATCCTAATGATCGACATTAAAGCTCATGACTCATTAGCCTCTTCACCAAAAGGTGCATAATCGAGAACTCCTCATCCTTCTGGTCTTCGAACGTTGTGACCCTCAGCCTTAAAACGGACACAAGATCCGAATGAAATTCAGGTTTCGGCTACGTAAAGCGCGGGTCGATATAGCTCATCGGGCTTTCAGAGAAGTGGGACTCAAACCAAAGGATAAGACTTTCAGGCGCTAGGGTATAGAGCCACCACCACGAACCACCGCTAGAATAGCTTCCTCTTGACCACTTTAATCGGCGGGAGTCATTGTTCGTGTGTTTCCCAGCACTGAGAAACCATACTCTGTCCACTCGCCGTCGAATCTTCCTCCGCTTGTCTCACCGCCGTCTAGGGACGTAGATCCAAGCAGCAGAGGGCGTCTCCCGAAGCCACGCGCCATCGTCGGACCAGAGTCGCCGGAAATCTGAAAAGGAGAAAACCAGATCCGGTTTCTCCGGCAACCCTAAAAGCTGACTTTCTTCCTTCCCACCGTCTCGTTGACCTCGCCGCGACTCCAAGCACGCCAGATCATACCATCGTCAGTCTCAAACAGAAACTTTAAGAGGATTCTCCGACCCAGAGCACATGAGCATATCGGCCATGATTAAGTAGGAGGACAAAAAGCAAAGTAAAAAAGAGAGAGAAAGGAAGGAGAGATGCCTCCGGCGCCGGATTAGTCGGGCCGGAGCTAGGGTTCCGCCTTCTGAGCAGGAGAGATGCGAGAGGTTTTTTGTTTTAGAGAGAGAGTCCCGAAAAGGTTTCGAATGAAATGAAAAGAGTTAAAAGAAAAAAAAGGGAATCTGAATGTAAGAAAACAGGGAAAAAAATCATTGCATGGGATTAGCTCTGTTTCTGCCCTGTGACACCAGCAATAACCTGCCAAAAAAAAAAACCAATTGGATCTAAGTAAAAACACTTGGAGGATTTAGTTTTGGCTAGGCATAATCAAGTACTAAACAATGGGTTAACTAACTAGCTAACAAGTCCATCATGTGACCATTCCTTGCAATTAGAAAGCAATAAAACGTGATCGTCCATGAGTAAAAACATATAAATTTAAAGAGAGACATAAATGAACCAAGCGAAATCATAAGAATATGCAGCAAAGTGAGGAGAGGCAAATCCTTGGAATGATCCAAACATACAAATTCAAAACACGAAAAAATTGCAAACAGAAAGTATTATAAGAAGCTGGTTAAAAGCCCGGATCAAATGAAATCATCAAAAAAAAAAAAAAAACATAATCTAAAAAAACTGATAAAAGAAAAAATAAAATTCGTGTTGTGATACTTACATGGGTGAGGGGAGGGGCTTTAACTTGTTTGGAAGCCTCGAGTGAATCAAGAATAGGCCTCAAAACAGCAGGCAGAACGAGTCCTTACAAACAAACAAAAAAGAAAGGTGAAGAGGAACATCAGAGAATGTAATAACCTTCTGCTTACAAAACTTGTCAGTGTAGTATTCAAGTAAAGACATTGTCTTTTTGCTACTAATATTCATGAATGTAATAATGGCAAAACAGGAAGAAACAGGCGATCTGTGAGCAAAATGAATCAAATAGAGATTGAATTACCAACACCGCCGATCAAGCAAGAGGCGGCGGCAACCGGCTCCTGCGCGACAAACATCCTCAGTTTCCCCATCACCGCCATCTCTTCCAAGCTCGTCGTCGATTTGTCTCTCTCTCTCTATGATATGCTTCGAGATTTGGTTAGATAGTCTTTGATTCCGGACTATCCATTTTCTCACTGTTGATTTTAAAAAGGATCCTCTCAAGGTCGGTACGGGTCTTCGGTCTCAATCTTCCCAATTTTCACTCTATCTTTGCCATATAGTGTTACTTTAAATGGAATGAAGTTTTACATTGTACCTTTCCTTTTCCGGTTTTTTTTAACCCAGCAGTAGAAAGTGATTTTTAGTCCATAAACATGCAGGAGAAGCTTATATCCTCTGTATATTAATCCTAGAGGATTACCACATGTTTTCGTAACCACGTGTCATGACGGAAATGATTCCGAATTATCCATTTTCTCACTGTTGATTTTAAAAAGGATCCTCTCAAGGTAGGGTCGGGTTTTAAGTCCCAATCTTCCCAATATTCATTCATCTTTGCCATAGTAGTGTTACTTTACATGGAATGAAGTTTTACATTGTATCTTTCCTTTTCCGGCTTTTTTTTTACCCAGCAGTAAAAGTGATTTTTAGTCCATAAACATGCAGGAGAAGATTATATAGCTATAATATAACTTAAACATATGCAGAAGCCCTTATATGAAAGATCATTTCATATGACTTTTTTTTTATAAACGAAAATCTCAAACTAGAAACATACAATATTAACAAAATTCTTGCAACAATTTACATTTATATTATTTTTTACCAAGTCCAAAAGCTGCAGCATTCCAAGCAATCTTAAAACTCATTTCAAGATCATCAAAGATGCTCACTCAGAAAGAAAAAAAAAAGATTGAAAATTGTAGGTTTCTCTTCTTCTTCTTCTTAGAAAGATAGAATCTGCATCCATCCAACAGTCCATCCCAGAAGCAAACCAGCACCAACTAGACTCATCCCCCATGCTAAACCAAACAGACCATTCGGTTTACTCATCTTGTTTCTTCTCTTCCTCCCCTGTTTTCTTCCTTTGGAGCTACTCCAAGGGATGGAATCCACTGGTGGCTCCTTCCTGTTGTCAATCTTCTTGTTCTTGATTTGGAGGTAAAGTGCTTCAAGCTGAAGCAGTTGCATCAACTGCTTGTACCCGAAAAGCTCTGACGCTTGCTTGAACAAGAGCTTCACCAAGTCCTCTTTCTCCGCGCACGCTTCTTTAGCCATGTTTTCAGCTTCCCTAGCTCTCGTCTGAGAACGCCTCAGCGCTTCTAGCAGCTCAGACTTGCTCAAGTCACACTCAGAGGAAGCCTCCTCTCTTCTGTTCTTGCAGCTGCTCGGCCCTTGCTCGTGTGGACTACTACCATAATAAGAAGAGCGTTTCATCTTCTGCGGTGTTGGTAAGTCGCAATTCTCAACAAAGTCCAGAGACCTTTGTGCAACCAAGGAAGCTAACTCATCTTTATCTGTAGTTCTCCACCAGGGTCCAGCTTTCTCGCTTGAGAGAGGATTCCATGGAGAGGTGGGATCGAAAGGTATCTCAGAGGATTCATCTTTGCCAAAAGAATCATAACTCTCCTTTGTCTCCTTTGCTCCCAGCTCAGGTTTCTTCTCAGAGATATTAACCTCAGCTTCCAATGGCGTCTTCACGTGAAGGTGATGGGGATGATGATCCAACAGCTGAGGGATATTCAGAGGCATGAAAGGTGATTGGTTCTGTGGATGAACAACAGGAGGAGAAGAGACAGAATCTTCTTGAACATGTTTAGTTGATGATGAAGAAGAAGAAGAGTGGGAAGAGGTGAACTTGGGAGCTCTTTTAGCGTCTTCTTGGACTAAGTAACGGTTAACTGTTCTTTGCCACACTGCTCTTGCTTCTCCTGCTGCCATCATTTCACACCATAGCTCTCTGATATTACAAGACAAAAGAGATTGTTGATACACAAAAAAAAAATCAAGAAAAACAATCAATTCAAGATCAATGCAACTATTTGATTCCCATTTAGAGAAGAAAATGAATCATCATTTCAAAGTGGGAATCTTTATGAGATGGGTGGGCACATATAAGACCAGATCCATCACCAAATAGCTTTACACAAAAAATAAAAGAATCTGATGTTTTGCTTTAAAGGAAGTTTGTCCTAATCTTCTAACAAAAACATATGCAGATTCTTGTCAATATTATTATGCAAACTCTGTTTTTTTTTATTCACTTACCAACCAAACAATCCTTCTTTGCAATTTAGAATCAAATCCAGAAAAAAAAAAACATTAAATTCAATGATGATTTAAGTTGTAGGAACAATATTCAACAACTAAAAACCGAATTTTTTTGAGGGAAACAACAATAGTTTGCAGAAATTGAAAGTGAGAGAAAAAAAAAACTAACCAGAAGGAAATAGTATGAATGAATTGAGAAGTGACTCTCGTGAAGACTAACACAAAAAAACGAAGATAGGAGTTTTTTTTTTTTTTCTCTCTTCTTTATCAATTGTCAGAGGTGGTTTTTGTTTGCTTCTGATTAAGAGCTTTTTGAATCTTTGCAGTTTTCGTTTTCTTTCTGTGTTTCAGCACGCAAACTTCCGCTAAACGGCGCTGTTTTTAGGACCCATAGTTTCCTATCGGTGTGTTTGGGTCCACAGATTAGATATTAGTACACGTGGCGTTAAACAACAAGATCGAGTGGGGCTTCTCTTTTTTCTTTTTTTATTACGGATAATGCTTTTTTTGTCGACATTATTTGGAGGGAAATCTGACTCTTCACTATGCGCATTACGCATAATATGTATGATAATAGATTAATAGATTATATATGTGTCCTAATTAATGGTGTGTTGTTAGAATGATTTTATAGACTGTTTTCTTTGCAATTTAGAAAACAATAATGATTGTAATTTTAAAATATATGTCCTGATTAATGGTGTGTTTGTTAGAATGATTTTATAGACTGCTTTTTTTCAAATTTGGTTTAGATGATAGATTTTTTTTAATTCATACTGTTTGGTATGATTATAAATATTTTGTATAAAAAAATATAAAAACAAGAAAGTAAAAAGTTAAACGTCTACGCTTAGTGTATCTCCGAATAGTAATTAACATTGATAGCTTCTTGTGACACCCTTCACTTTCGAAATAGTAAAAATAATACGATAAATACAAATATCTGAAATATCCATATATAAATATTTGAAAGTCAATATCCACGCTTGAATTCCATAATATAAAATAAAATCCGAAACATAAAGTCGACATAAACCGAGTGTCTGAAATACGAAATAACATAAACGATTAAAGCGATAAAATGATAGAAGCCCAAAAGCCCAATAGCACCGGTCCGAAAATCACTCCTGCTCGTTGGTACCCGCAGACAGATGGTCAGTCAGAGAGGACGATTCAGACTTTGGAGGATATGCTTAGAGCTTGTGTTTTGGATTGGGAAGGGAGTTGAGCAAAGTACCTACCCCTAGCGGAGTTTGCCTACAATAATAGTTATCACTCGAGCATTAAAATGGCACCATATGAGGCTCTTTATGGTAGGCCTTGTCGCACACCGCTTTGTTGGACCGAAATGGGGGAGCGATGTGAGATAGAACCTGCAATGGTTCAAGAGATAGTTGAACAGGTTGAGATGCTTAAGATGCGGCTTAGGGAAGCCCATGATCGTCAGAAGAGTTATGCAGATAAGCGCCGTAAGGATTTGGAGTTTGAGATTGGTGACCTAGTATACCTGAAAATGAGGACCTTTCAGGTAGGATCTAAGACTCGGAAGCTGAAGAAGCTTAAACCGAGATATATGGGACCATATCCCATTTTAGAGCGGATTGGAGCAGTTGCGTATCGGTTGGATTTATCAGGAGAGTTAGCAGGTTTCCATGACGTGTTTCATGTTTCGGTTTTGAGGAAAGTCGTGAGAGAACCGGAGCTCATTTTGCAGCAGCCGCCCAGTGACTTTGGTAGGAATTTGCGTGCGCCGTGTCAGCCAGTAGAGCTATTGGATCGCCAAGTGAGAGCAGATGATGGTATGATGACTATGTTGGTCAAAGTTCGTTGGGAGAGAGATGGTATTCAGGAAGAGACTTGGGAGTCCGAGCCCCAGATGAGGATTGATTATCCGGAGCTTTTCCGGGTTGACATTGGGCATGCCTGCTTATGAATTGAATTCAGGGACGAATTCCTTGTAAGTAGGGGAGAATTGTAATGACCCCAACCCTTGCTTTGCCCAAGGGTTAGATCATTCTCTTTAGAGAGAGAGAGAGAGAGAAGAGGAAGGGAGAAATCTCACCAAGAGTCCTCGCCGGAGCCACCGCACGTCAGGACGTCGTCAAGCTCGTCACCATCAACCGCAGCTTGAGGTAACCGGA
Proteins encoded in this window:
- the LOC106340954 gene encoding uncharacterized protein LOC106340954, whose product is MAVMGKLRMFVAQEPVAAASCLIGGVGLVLPAVLRPILDSLEASKQVKAPPLTHVIAGVTGQKQS
- the LOC106339244 gene encoding uncharacterized protein LOC106339244; this translates as MAPYEALYGRPCRTPLCWTEMGERCEIEPAMVQEIVEQVEMLKMRLREAHDRQKSYADKRRKDLEFEIGDLVYLKMRTFQVGSKTRKLKKLKPRYMGPYPILERIGAVAYRLDLSGELAGFHDVFHVSVLRKVVREPELILQQPPSDFGRNLRAPCQPVELLDRQVRADDGMMTMLVKVRWERDGIQEETWESEPQMRIDYPELFRVDIGHACL
- the LOC106339595 gene encoding uncharacterized protein LOC106339595, translated to MMAAGEARAVWQRTVNRYLVQEDAKRAPKFTSSHSSSSSSSTKHVQEDSVSSPPVVHPQNQSPFMPLNIPQLLDHHPHHLHVKTPLEAEVNISEKKPELGAKETKESYDSFGKDESSEIPFDPTSPWNPLSSEKAGPWWRTTDKDELASLVAQRSLDFVENCDLPTPQKMKRSSYYGSSPHEQGPSSCKNRREEASSECDLSKSELLEALRRSQTRAREAENMAKEACAEKEDLVKLLFKQASELFGYKQLMQLLQLEALYLQIKNKKIDNRKEPPVDSIPWSSSKGRKQGRKRRNKMSKPNGLFGLAWGMSLVGAGLLLGWTVGWMQILSF